One stretch of Cellulomonas wangsupingiae DNA includes these proteins:
- the thrS gene encoding threonine--tRNA ligase encodes MPEQITLTVDGVETPVEQGTTGTELFADRRDVVVVRVDGELKDLALPLPDGAVVEAVTIGSPDGLAVLRHSAAHVLAQAVQEVNPKARLGIGPPITDGFYYDFDVETPFTPEDLKAIEKVMGRIVKEGQTFRRWDVTEAQAREELAGEPYKLELIGLKGDAGGTDGASVEVGLGGLSIYQNVRGAGRETEAVVWQDLCRGPHLPSTRLIGNGFQLTRSAAAYWRGSEKNPQLQRVYGTAWPTKDELKAYLERIAEAERRDHRKLGNELDLFSFPEEIGSGLAVFHPKGGIIRMEMEEYSRRRHVQAGYSFVNSPHITKEQLFQISGHLDWYADGMYPPMQLDAEYHEDGTVRREGQNYYLKPMNCPMHNLIFASRGRSYRELPLRLFEFGTVYRYEKSGVVHGMTRARGFTQDDAHIYCTREQMKDELTSLLTFVLDLLKDYGLDDFYLELSTRNPEKSVGSEEVWEEATETLRQVAEASGLDLVPDPGGAAFYGPKISVQAKDAIGRTWQMSTIQLDFNLPERFELEYTAPDGTRQRPVMIHRALFGSIERFFAVLTEHYAGAFPAWLAPVQVLAVPVAEPFEPYLDEVVSRLRAQGIRAEVDRSDDRFGKKIRNASTQKIPFVLIAGGEDAEAGAVSFRYRDGRQDNGVPVDEAVERIVSAVRDRVQV; translated from the coding sequence GTGCCCGAGCAGATCACCCTGACCGTCGACGGCGTCGAGACCCCGGTCGAGCAGGGCACGACGGGGACCGAGCTGTTCGCCGACCGCCGTGACGTCGTCGTCGTGCGCGTCGACGGCGAGCTGAAGGACCTCGCGCTGCCGCTGCCCGACGGCGCGGTCGTCGAGGCCGTGACCATCGGCTCCCCGGACGGGCTCGCCGTGCTGCGGCACTCGGCCGCCCACGTCCTCGCGCAGGCCGTGCAGGAGGTCAACCCGAAGGCCCGCCTCGGCATCGGCCCGCCCATCACGGACGGCTTCTACTACGACTTCGACGTCGAGACCCCGTTCACCCCGGAGGACCTCAAGGCGATCGAGAAGGTCATGGGCCGCATCGTCAAGGAGGGGCAGACCTTCCGGCGGTGGGACGTCACCGAGGCGCAGGCGCGTGAGGAGCTCGCGGGCGAGCCGTACAAGCTCGAGCTGATCGGGCTCAAGGGCGACGCCGGCGGCACCGACGGGGCATCCGTCGAGGTCGGTCTCGGCGGGCTGTCGATCTACCAGAACGTGCGCGGCGCCGGGCGCGAGACCGAGGCCGTCGTGTGGCAGGACCTGTGCCGCGGCCCGCACCTGCCCAGCACCCGGCTCATCGGCAACGGCTTCCAGCTGACCCGCTCCGCGGCCGCCTACTGGCGCGGCTCGGAGAAGAACCCGCAGCTGCAGCGCGTGTACGGCACCGCGTGGCCCACCAAGGACGAGCTCAAGGCGTACCTCGAGCGGATCGCCGAGGCCGAGCGCCGCGACCACCGCAAGCTCGGCAACGAGCTCGACCTGTTCTCGTTCCCCGAGGAGATCGGTTCCGGACTGGCGGTGTTCCACCCCAAGGGCGGGATCATCCGCATGGAGATGGAGGAGTACTCCCGCCGCCGGCACGTGCAGGCCGGCTACTCCTTCGTGAACTCGCCGCACATCACCAAGGAGCAGCTCTTCCAGATCTCCGGGCACCTGGACTGGTACGCCGACGGCATGTACCCGCCCATGCAGCTCGACGCGGAGTACCACGAGGACGGCACGGTCCGGCGCGAGGGGCAGAACTACTACCTCAAGCCGATGAACTGCCCGATGCACAACCTGATCTTCGCCTCGCGCGGACGGTCGTACCGCGAGCTGCCGCTGCGGCTCTTCGAGTTCGGCACCGTCTACCGGTACGAGAAGTCGGGCGTCGTGCACGGCATGACCCGCGCGCGCGGCTTCACCCAGGACGACGCGCACATCTACTGCACGCGCGAGCAGATGAAGGACGAGCTCACCAGCCTGCTCACCTTCGTCCTGGACCTGCTCAAGGACTACGGGCTCGACGACTTCTACCTCGAGCTGTCGACCCGTAACCCGGAGAAGTCGGTCGGCTCCGAGGAGGTCTGGGAGGAGGCGACCGAGACGCTGCGGCAGGTCGCCGAGGCGTCGGGGCTCGACCTCGTGCCCGACCCGGGCGGCGCCGCGTTCTACGGCCCGAAGATCTCCGTGCAGGCCAAGGACGCGATCGGCCGCACCTGGCAGATGTCGACCATCCAGCTCGACTTCAACCTGCCCGAGCGCTTCGAGCTCGAGTACACCGCGCCGGACGGGACCCGGCAGCGTCCCGTCATGATCCACCGCGCGCTGTTCGGGTCGATCGAGCGCTTCTTCGCGGTCCTGACCGAGCACTACGCCGGCGCGTTCCCCGCGTGGCTCGCGCCCGTGCAGGTGCTGGCCGTGCCCGTCGCCGAGCCCTTCGAGCCGTACCTGGACGAGGTCGTGTCCCGGCTGCGTGCCCAGGGGATCCGTGCCGAGGTCGACCGGTCCGACGACCGCTTCGGCAAGAAGATCCGCAACGCCTCGACGCAGAAGATCCCGTTCGTGCTCATCGCGGGCGGCGAGGACGCCGAGGCCGGTGCGGTGTCGTTCCGCTACCGCGACGGACGCCAGGACAACGGCGTGCCCGTGGACGAGGCGGTCGAGCGGATCGTCTCCGCCGTGCGCGACCGCGTCCAGGTCTGA
- a CDS encoding HIT family protein has translation MASSDDVEVEPAAAFAGEPDGLDRLWTPHRMVYIGGQDKPADDAPGDGCPFCRIPTLPDEQGLVVHRGEVAYVVMNLYPYNSGHLLVCPYRHVADYTELTPPEVAEVAALTRTAMGVVRQVMAPDGFNLGMNQGQVAGAGIQAHLHQHVVPRWGGDANFLPIVARTRALPALLGDTRAALAGAWPGDEGTADAC, from the coding sequence GTGGCCTCGTCCGACGACGTCGAGGTCGAGCCCGCCGCCGCCTTCGCGGGCGAGCCGGACGGGCTCGACCGGCTGTGGACGCCGCACCGCATGGTGTACATCGGCGGGCAGGACAAGCCCGCCGACGACGCTCCCGGTGACGGCTGCCCGTTCTGCCGCATCCCCACGCTGCCGGACGAGCAGGGTCTGGTCGTGCACCGCGGCGAGGTCGCGTACGTCGTGATGAACCTGTACCCGTACAACTCCGGGCACCTGCTGGTGTGCCCCTACCGCCACGTGGCCGACTACACCGAGCTCACGCCGCCGGAGGTCGCCGAGGTCGCGGCGCTCACGCGCACCGCGATGGGCGTCGTGCGCCAGGTCATGGCCCCCGACGGCTTCAACCTCGGCATGAACCAGGGGCAGGTGGCGGGCGCCGGCATCCAGGCGCACCTGCACCAGCACGTCGTGCCCCGGTGGGGCGGGGACGCGAACTTCCTGCCGATCGTGGCGCGCACGCGGGCCCTGCCCGCGCTGCTCGGGGACACACGGGCCGCCCTCGCGGGGGCGTGGCCCGGCGACGAAGGGACGGCGGACGCGTGCTGA
- the pgsA gene encoding phosphatidylinositol phosphate synthase: MLSRLRSAMTRLWTPLADALLRAGVSPDAVTITGTLVVVVTALWAFPTGHLLLGALVIAVFTLTDSIDGVMARRSGRSGPWGAFLDSTLDRFGDGAIFAGLVLWYSGGGDSRVTAVLALACLVLGSIVPYARARAEGLGMTAAVGIAERADRLFLVLAAAVLVGAGLPDVVMTVVLAVLAVASAVTVGQRMATVRRQVQDAAS, encoded by the coding sequence GTGCTGAGCCGACTGCGCAGCGCGATGACACGCCTGTGGACACCGCTCGCCGACGCGCTCCTGCGCGCGGGCGTCTCGCCGGACGCGGTGACGATCACGGGCACGCTCGTGGTCGTCGTCACCGCGCTGTGGGCGTTCCCGACGGGTCACCTGCTGCTCGGTGCCCTGGTCATCGCCGTCTTCACGCTGACCGACTCCATCGACGGCGTGATGGCCCGCCGCTCCGGGCGCAGCGGGCCCTGGGGAGCGTTCCTGGACTCGACGCTCGACCGGTTCGGCGACGGTGCGATCTTCGCGGGCCTGGTGCTCTGGTACTCCGGCGGCGGCGACTCGCGCGTCACCGCGGTGCTCGCGCTCGCGTGCCTGGTCCTCGGGTCGATCGTGCCCTACGCCCGCGCCCGTGCCGAAGGGCTGGGCATGACCGCGGCCGTCGGGATCGCGGAGCGTGCCGACCGGCTGTTCCTCGTGCTGGCCGCCGCGGTCCTGGTCGGCGCCGGCCTGCCCGACGTCGTCATGACGGTCGTCCTCGCGGTGCTGGCCGTCGCCTCCGCGGTGACCGTCGGGCAGCGGATGGCGACCGTGCGGCGCCAGGTGCAGGACGCGGCCTCGTGA
- a CDS encoding phosphatidylinositol mannoside acyltransferase has product MDVARGYHLAWRIGHRVPGSLVRGLTVVGADVAWWRRGSGVRRLEANLARVRPELDERGLRRLSRAGMRSYMRYFGEAFTLRGLSAEQLAARVRVEGMENVAPHVEAGRQVVIALGHTGNWDLAGAWAAAHVAPVTTVAERLKPEELFEEFVAFRESIGLRIIPLTGAGDVFRQLVRVARTGPGLLPLLADRDLTSKGLEVDMFGHRARVAAGPAALAEATGAPLVPASVTYERLRRERRRAAGGPWGIVIRFGARVEAPADLPRPARIAAMTQGWVDAVAEEIHARPQDWHMLQRVFVDDLDPARDAARRASGGGATDDPAGDDALDLGRTT; this is encoded by the coding sequence ATGGACGTGGCGCGTGGCTACCACCTGGCCTGGCGCATCGGGCACCGGGTCCCGGGCAGCCTGGTCCGTGGGCTGACGGTCGTCGGCGCGGACGTCGCCTGGTGGCGCCGCGGCTCGGGCGTCCGTCGGCTGGAGGCCAACCTCGCGCGCGTCCGCCCCGAGCTCGACGAGCGCGGCCTGCGGAGGCTGTCGCGCGCCGGGATGCGCTCGTACATGCGGTACTTCGGCGAGGCGTTCACCCTGCGCGGCCTGAGCGCGGAGCAGCTCGCGGCCCGCGTGCGCGTCGAGGGCATGGAGAACGTCGCACCCCACGTCGAGGCCGGCCGCCAGGTCGTCATCGCGCTCGGGCACACGGGCAACTGGGACCTCGCCGGCGCCTGGGCCGCCGCGCACGTCGCCCCGGTCACCACCGTCGCCGAGCGGCTGAAGCCCGAGGAGCTGTTCGAGGAGTTCGTCGCGTTCCGCGAGAGCATCGGCCTGCGCATCATCCCGCTGACCGGGGCGGGCGACGTGTTCCGCCAGCTCGTCCGCGTGGCGCGGACGGGCCCCGGGCTGCTGCCGCTGCTCGCGGACCGGGACCTGACGTCCAAGGGCCTCGAGGTCGACATGTTCGGGCACCGTGCGCGCGTCGCCGCCGGTCCGGCCGCGCTGGCCGAGGCCACCGGTGCGCCGCTCGTGCCCGCGTCGGTGACCTACGAGCGGCTGCGGCGCGAGCGGCGCCGTGCGGCGGGTGGCCCGTGGGGCATCGTCATCCGGTTCGGTGCGCGCGTCGAGGCGCCCGCGGACCTGCCCCGCCCGGCCCGGATCGCCGCGATGACCCAGGGATGGGTCGACGCGGTGGCGGAGGAGATCCACGCCCGCCCGCAGGACTGGCACATGCTGCAGCGCGTCTTCGTCGACGACCTCGACCCCGCCCGCGACGCGGCGCGACGTGCCTCCGGCGGCGGTGCGACGGACGACCCCGCCGGTGACGACGCGCTCGACCTCGGACGCACGACGTGA
- a CDS encoding glycosyltransferase family 4 protein: MRVGIVCPYSFDVPGGVQFHVRDLAESLIGRGHDVSVLAPAADDTPVPPYLVAAGRAVPVHYNGSVARLTFGPVTARRVRRWLAAGRFDVLHLHEPVTPSLGMLALWIADGPVVATFHTSITRSRSLQVAYPLVRQSLEKISLRIAVSEDARRTLVEHLGGDAVVIPNGVWVDTFADAGTDPRWTGTPQAPTVAFLGRLDEPRKGLAVLLRAVPAVLDAYPGARFLVAGSGETGEEQARELLGARAGAVEFLGSVSEQDKARLLASADVYCAPQTGGESFGIVLVEAMSAGTAVVASDLGAFARVLDDGDAGVLFRTGDSADLGATLVRVLADDALRARVSARASHVVGRYDWSAVTDQVLAVYEMAVAGRDAPVGEDPSSLRGTRLLELRRGRS, from the coding sequence CTGCGCGTGGGCATCGTGTGCCCGTACTCCTTCGACGTGCCCGGCGGCGTGCAGTTCCACGTCCGGGACCTGGCCGAGTCGCTCATCGGGCGCGGGCACGACGTGTCCGTGCTGGCGCCCGCCGCGGACGACACACCGGTCCCGCCGTACCTGGTCGCCGCCGGTCGCGCGGTGCCGGTGCACTACAACGGCTCCGTCGCACGCCTGACGTTCGGTCCCGTGACGGCGCGGCGCGTGCGCCGCTGGCTCGCCGCCGGGCGCTTCGACGTCCTGCACCTGCACGAGCCGGTCACGCCGAGCCTCGGCATGCTGGCGCTGTGGATCGCGGACGGCCCCGTCGTCGCGACCTTCCACACCTCGATCACCCGGTCGCGCTCCCTGCAGGTCGCGTACCCGCTCGTGCGGCAGTCGCTCGAGAAGATCTCGCTGCGGATCGCCGTCTCGGAGGACGCGCGCCGCACGCTCGTCGAGCACCTGGGCGGCGACGCCGTCGTCATCCCCAACGGCGTGTGGGTCGACACGTTCGCCGACGCCGGCACCGACCCGCGCTGGACGGGGACGCCGCAGGCGCCCACGGTCGCGTTCCTCGGCCGCCTCGACGAGCCCCGCAAGGGCCTGGCGGTGCTGCTGCGCGCCGTGCCCGCCGTGCTGGACGCGTACCCGGGTGCCCGGTTCCTCGTCGCGGGCAGCGGCGAGACGGGCGAGGAGCAGGCACGTGAACTCCTGGGCGCGCGCGCCGGTGCCGTCGAGTTCCTCGGGAGCGTCAGCGAGCAGGACAAGGCGCGGCTGCTCGCGTCGGCGGACGTGTACTGCGCACCGCAGACCGGGGGCGAGAGCTTCGGCATCGTCCTCGTCGAGGCGATGAGCGCCGGCACCGCCGTGGTGGCCAGCGACCTGGGCGCGTTCGCGCGGGTGCTCGACGACGGCGACGCGGGCGTCCTGTTCCGCACCGGGGACTCCGCGGACCTCGGGGCCACCCTCGTGCGCGTGCTCGCGGACGACGCGCTGCGGGCGCGGGTGAGCGCGCGGGCGTCGCACGTCGTGGGCCGGTACGACTGGTCGGCGGTGACCGACCAGGTGCTCGCGGTGTACGAGATGGCCGTGGCGGGCCGCGACGCACCGGTCGGCGAGGACCCGTCGTCGCTGCGCGGTACGCGACTGCTCGAGCTGCGCCGGGGCCGGTCGTGA
- the pdxS gene encoding pyridoxal 5'-phosphate synthase lyase subunit PdxS encodes MIENPQPAAGEVGTARVKRGMAEMLKGGVIMDVVTPEQAKIAEDAGAVAVMALERVPADIRAQGGVARMSDPDLIDGIISTVSIPVMAKARIGHFVEAQVLQALGVDYVDESEVLTPADYAHHIDKWAFTVPFVCGATNLGEALRRITEGAAMIRSKGEAGTGDVSNATTHMRTLRDEIRRLTTLPEDELYLAAKELQAPYELVKEVATAGRLPVVLFTAGGIATPADAAMMMQLGAEGVFVGSGIFKAGNPAERAAAIVKATTFYDDPDVIAKVSRGLGEAMVGINVDDVPVPHRLAERGW; translated from the coding sequence GTGATCGAGAACCCCCAGCCCGCCGCCGGTGAGGTCGGAACCGCGCGCGTCAAGCGTGGCATGGCCGAGATGCTCAAGGGCGGCGTCATCATGGACGTCGTCACCCCCGAGCAGGCGAAGATCGCCGAGGACGCCGGAGCGGTGGCCGTCATGGCGCTCGAGCGCGTCCCCGCGGACATCCGCGCGCAGGGCGGCGTCGCGCGCATGAGCGACCCCGACCTGATCGACGGCATCATCTCGACGGTGTCCATCCCCGTGATGGCCAAGGCCCGCATCGGCCACTTCGTCGAGGCGCAGGTGCTGCAGGCCCTGGGCGTCGACTACGTCGACGAGTCCGAGGTGCTCACACCCGCCGACTACGCCCACCACATCGACAAGTGGGCGTTCACGGTGCCGTTCGTCTGCGGGGCCACCAACCTGGGCGAGGCGCTGCGTCGCATCACCGAGGGTGCCGCGATGATCCGCTCGAAGGGCGAGGCGGGGACGGGCGACGTGTCCAACGCGACGACCCACATGCGCACCCTGCGCGACGAGATCCGCCGCCTGACGACGCTCCCCGAGGACGAGCTGTACCTCGCGGCGAAGGAGCTGCAGGCGCCGTACGAGCTCGTCAAGGAGGTCGCGACGGCCGGACGGCTCCCCGTGGTGCTCTTCACGGCGGGCGGCATCGCGACGCCGGCCGACGCCGCGATGATGATGCAGCTCGGTGCCGAGGGCGTGTTCGTCGGCTCCGGCATCTTCAAGGCGGGCAACCCCGCCGAGCGTGCCGCCGCGATCGTCAAGGCCACGACGTTCTACGACGACCCGGACGTCATCGCCAAGGTCTCGCGCGGGCTGGGCGAGGCGATGGTCGGCATCAACGTCGACGACGTGCCGGTGCCGCACCGCCTCGCCGAGCGGGGCTGGTGA
- a CDS encoding NUDIX hydrolase, with product MSTPDPQVTGAVFGPEWVPGPDGMLRRRAARVILLDEHDRVLLVRGHDVDAPDRSWWFTVGGGIDAGEDARTAAVREVREETGIVLAPDDLVGPVYTRCALFDFAARTCRQDEELFVARVRSTDLALSADGWTDVERDVLDELVWWDLDDLSRVTIEVFPAGLAGLVRDVLVWDGTTRHLGLARE from the coding sequence GTGAGCACGCCCGACCCCCAGGTCACCGGGGCCGTCTTCGGCCCGGAGTGGGTCCCCGGGCCCGACGGGATGCTGCGACGTCGCGCCGCGCGCGTGATCCTGCTCGACGAGCACGACCGCGTGCTGCTCGTGCGCGGTCACGACGTCGACGCGCCGGACCGTTCGTGGTGGTTCACGGTCGGCGGCGGGATCGACGCGGGCGAGGACGCGCGCACCGCCGCGGTGCGCGAGGTGCGCGAGGAGACCGGCATCGTGCTGGCCCCGGACGACCTGGTCGGCCCGGTGTACACGCGGTGCGCGCTCTTCGACTTCGCGGCACGTACGTGCCGGCAGGACGAGGAGCTCTTCGTCGCCCGCGTGCGCAGCACGGACCTGGCGCTGAGCGCGGACGGCTGGACCGACGTCGAGCGGGACGTCCTGGACGAGCTGGTCTGGTGGGACCTCGACGACCTGTCCCGCGTGACGATTGAGGTCTTCCCGGCGGGCCTCGCCGGCCTCGTGCGGGACGTGCTGGTGTGGGACGGGACGACGCGGCACCTGGGGCTGGCGCGGGAGTGA
- the pdxT gene encoding pyridoxal 5'-phosphate synthase glutaminase subunit PdxT has product MRPTIGVLALQGDVREHVAVLHALGVGAVGVRRRSELDAVDALVLPGGESTTIDKLLRAFELDEPVRERLRAGMPAYGSCAGMILLADRIIGGIDGQRTLGGVDITVRRNAFGRQVDSFETDLVIDGVEDSAADPVHAVFIRAPWVEQVGPAASVVGRVADGPAAGRIVAVRQGPLLVTSFHPEVTGDPRVHRLFVQIVRDSL; this is encoded by the coding sequence GTGAGACCCACGATCGGTGTCCTGGCCCTGCAGGGCGACGTGCGCGAGCACGTGGCCGTGCTGCACGCGCTCGGCGTCGGCGCGGTGGGCGTGCGGCGCCGCTCCGAGCTCGACGCCGTCGACGCGCTCGTCCTGCCCGGCGGGGAGTCGACGACGATCGACAAGCTGCTGCGCGCGTTCGAGCTCGACGAGCCCGTGCGCGAGCGGCTGCGCGCCGGCATGCCCGCCTACGGCTCGTGCGCGGGCATGATCCTGCTCGCCGACCGCATCATCGGCGGCATCGACGGGCAGCGCACGCTCGGTGGCGTCGACATCACGGTGCGTCGCAACGCGTTCGGCCGGCAGGTCGACTCGTTCGAGACCGACCTGGTCATCGACGGCGTCGAGGACAGCGCGGCGGACCCGGTGCACGCGGTGTTCATCCGGGCGCCGTGGGTGGAGCAGGTCGGGCCTGCGGCGAGCGTCGTGGGGCGCGTCGCGGACGGGCCGGCCGCCGGTAGGATCGTGGCGGTGCGCCAGGGCCCGCTGCTCGTCACCTCGTTCCATCCCGAGGTGACCGGGGATCCGCGGGTGCACCGACTGTTCGTGCAGATCGTCCGCGACAGCCTGTGA
- a CDS encoding YebC/PmpR family DNA-binding transcriptional regulator — MSGHSKWATTKHKKAVIDAKRGKLFAKLVKNVEVAARTGGGDPAGNPTLFDAIQKAKKSSVPNDNIDRAVKRGSGQEAGGADYQSITYEGYGPGGVAVLVECLTDNRNRAASDVRVAFTRNGGQMADPGSVAYIFSRKGVVMVPKEGTDEDAVMEAVLEAGGEEVNDLGESFEVLSEATDLVQVRTSLQDAGIDYDSADVVWWPSTQIEVDADGARKILRLIDALEDSDDVQNVYANFDASDEVMAELDAE, encoded by the coding sequence ATGTCGGGTCACTCCAAGTGGGCCACCACGAAGCACAAGAAGGCCGTCATCGACGCGAAGCGCGGCAAGCTGTTCGCCAAGCTCGTCAAGAACGTCGAGGTGGCCGCCCGCACGGGCGGCGGTGACCCCGCCGGCAACCCGACGCTGTTCGACGCCATCCAGAAGGCGAAGAAGTCGTCGGTCCCGAACGACAACATCGACCGCGCCGTCAAGCGCGGCTCCGGCCAGGAGGCCGGCGGTGCCGACTACCAGTCGATCACCTACGAGGGCTACGGCCCCGGCGGTGTCGCGGTGCTCGTCGAGTGCCTGACGGACAACCGCAACCGGGCCGCGTCCGACGTGCGGGTCGCGTTCACGCGCAACGGCGGCCAGATGGCCGACCCCGGCTCCGTCGCGTACATCTTCAGCCGCAAGGGCGTCGTCATGGTCCCCAAGGAGGGCACCGACGAGGACGCCGTCATGGAGGCGGTCCTCGAGGCGGGCGGCGAGGAGGTCAACGACCTCGGCGAGTCGTTCGAGGTCCTCAGCGAGGCGACGGACCTCGTCCAGGTGCGCACGTCGCTGCAGGACGCCGGGATCGACTACGACTCGGCCGACGTCGTGTGGTGGCCGTCCACGCAGATCGAGGTCGACGCCGACGGCGCCCGCAAGATCCTGCGGCTCATCGACGCGCTCGAGGACTCCGACGACGTCCAGAACGTGTACGCGAACTTCGACGCGTCCGACGAGGTCATGGCCGAGCTCGACGCGGAGTGA
- the ruvC gene encoding crossover junction endodeoxyribonuclease RuvC: MRVLGVDPGLTRCGLGVVDSLPGRRAALVHVSVARSEAGLGVDQRLLVIERALEECIEEHAPDAVAVERVFAQQNVSTVMGTAQVAGLAMVAAARRRIPVALHTPSEVKAAVTGSGRADKAQVQTMVARLLGLAELPRPADAADALALAICHLWRPAGTLGAPQREPGALTTAQQQWAAAEQAARRRA, encoded by the coding sequence GTGCGCGTGCTCGGAGTGGACCCCGGCCTGACCCGGTGCGGCCTCGGTGTCGTGGACTCCCTGCCGGGCCGGCGGGCCGCCCTCGTGCACGTGTCCGTCGCCCGGTCGGAGGCCGGTCTGGGCGTCGACCAGCGGCTGCTCGTCATCGAGCGGGCACTCGAGGAGTGCATCGAGGAGCACGCGCCGGACGCGGTGGCCGTCGAGCGGGTCTTCGCGCAGCAGAACGTCAGCACCGTGATGGGCACCGCGCAGGTCGCGGGTCTCGCGATGGTGGCCGCCGCCCGGCGCCGCATCCCCGTCGCGCTGCACACGCCGAGCGAGGTCAAGGCTGCGGTGACCGGCTCCGGCCGCGCCGACAAGGCGCAGGTCCAGACGATGGTCGCCCGGCTCCTCGGTCTGGCGGAGCTGCCGCGGCCCGCCGACGCCGCGGACGCGCTCGCGCTCGCCATCTGCCACCTCTGGCGGCCCGCGGGCACGCTCGGCGCACCGCAGCGGGAGCCCGGCGCCCTGACCACGGCGCAGCAGCAGTGGGCCGCCGCCGAGCAGGCGGCGCGGCGGCGCGCGTGA
- the ruvA gene encoding Holliday junction branch migration protein RuvA encodes MIASVHGTVLAVRLDAAVLEVGGVGLLVQATPATLAGLRVGQPGRLFTSLVVREDSLTLFGFAEDDERDVFETLQTVSGVGPRLALAMLAVHTPDGLRRAVATEDLAALVRVPGIGRKGAQRIVLELGERLGAPSPAPGAAGVPLPADHRVQVVEALVGLGWPLRAAEDAVTSVLDGTPDPVGADEVPGVLRAALRSLGSARA; translated from the coding sequence GTGATCGCGTCGGTGCACGGCACGGTGCTGGCGGTACGGCTGGACGCCGCCGTCCTGGAGGTCGGAGGGGTCGGTCTGCTCGTACAGGCGACGCCGGCCACGCTGGCGGGCCTGCGCGTGGGCCAGCCGGGACGGCTGTTCACGTCGCTGGTCGTGCGCGAGGACTCGCTGACCCTGTTCGGGTTCGCGGAGGACGACGAGCGCGACGTCTTCGAGACCCTGCAGACCGTCTCGGGCGTCGGGCCCCGTCTGGCGCTCGCGATGCTCGCGGTGCACACGCCCGACGGGCTGCGCCGCGCCGTCGCCACCGAGGACCTGGCGGCCCTCGTGCGCGTGCCCGGCATCGGGCGCAAGGGCGCGCAGCGCATCGTCCTGGAGCTGGGGGAGCGGCTCGGTGCGCCGTCGCCCGCGCCCGGAGCGGCCGGCGTGCCGCTCCCTGCCGACCACCGCGTGCAGGTCGTCGAGGCGCTCGTGGGTCTGGGGTGGCCGCTGCGGGCCGCCGAGGACGCCGTCACCTCGGTGCTGGACGGTACGCCGGACCCCGTCGGCGCCGACGAGGTGCCCGGCGTGCTGCGTGCCGCGCTGCGCTCGCTGGGCAGCGCCCGTGCGTGA
- the ruvB gene encoding Holliday junction branch migration DNA helicase RuvB, translating to MREVDPPRVEVGLDPDDAGDDARFAADSLVRPAADEPERVAEAALRPRRLDEFVGQRVVRDQLSLVLQAALGRGRAPDHVLLSGPPGLGKTTLAMIIAAELGASLRITSGPAIQHAGDLAAVLSSLEEGEVLFLDEIHRLARPAEELLYVAMEDFRVDVVVGKGAGASAIPLTLPPFTVVGATTRAGLLPAPLRDRFGFTAHLDFYSDDELERVLVRSAGLLGVELDARAAGEIASRSRGTPRIANRLLRRVRDWAQVRGDGRLSLDAARAALEVYEVDDRGLDRLDRSVLDALCRRFGGGPVGLTTLAVAVGEEPETVETVAEPFLVREGLVGRTPRGRVALPPAWEHLGLTAPAPTGTLFG from the coding sequence GTGCGTGAGGTCGACCCGCCGCGCGTCGAGGTCGGGCTCGACCCCGACGACGCGGGCGACGACGCGCGCTTCGCTGCGGACTCGCTGGTCCGGCCCGCGGCGGACGAGCCGGAGCGCGTCGCCGAGGCGGCGCTGCGCCCGCGGCGGCTCGACGAGTTCGTCGGGCAGCGGGTCGTGCGCGACCAGCTCTCGCTCGTGCTGCAGGCGGCACTCGGCCGCGGCCGGGCGCCGGACCACGTGCTGCTGTCGGGCCCGCCCGGCCTGGGCAAGACGACGCTGGCGATGATCATCGCGGCCGAGCTCGGCGCGTCGCTGCGCATCACGAGCGGCCCGGCGATCCAGCACGCGGGCGACCTCGCCGCGGTGCTGTCCTCGCTCGAGGAGGGCGAGGTGCTGTTCCTCGACGAGATCCACCGGCTGGCACGGCCCGCCGAGGAGCTGCTCTACGTCGCGATGGAGGACTTCCGCGTCGACGTGGTCGTCGGCAAGGGCGCCGGTGCGAGCGCGATCCCCCTGACGCTGCCGCCGTTCACGGTGGTGGGCGCCACGACGCGTGCCGGGCTGCTCCCGGCCCCGCTGCGTGACCGGTTCGGCTTCACCGCGCACCTCGACTTCTACTCCGACGACGAGCTCGAACGCGTCCTCGTCCGGTCCGCGGGGCTGCTCGGCGTGGAGCTCGACGCGCGCGCCGCGGGCGAGATCGCGTCCCGCTCGCGCGGCACCCCCCGCATCGCCAACCGGCTGCTGCGCCGCGTGCGGGACTGGGCGCAGGTGCGCGGCGACGGGCGGCTCTCGCTCGACGCGGCACGCGCCGCCCTCGAGGTGTACGAGGTCGACGACCGTGGCCTGGACCGGCTGGACCGCTCCGTGCTGGACGCGCTGTGCCGGCGGTTCGGTGGCGGGCCGGTCGGCCTGACCACGCTCGCCGTCGCGGTGGGGGAGGAGCCCGAGACGGTCGAGACCGTCGCGGAGCCGTTCCTGGTCCGCGAGGGTCTCGTGGGGCGCACGCCGCGCGGCCGGGTGGCTCTGCCCCCCGCGTGGGAGCACCTCGGGCTGACGGCGCCGGCGCCCACGGGCACGCTCTTCGGCTGA